One window of the Candidatus Jettenia sp. genome contains the following:
- a CDS encoding beta-ketoacyl-[acyl-carrier-protein] synthase family protein — MVTRRAVITGLGILAPNGKGKDEYWDALIHGQSGIGRITFFDPSFLSTQIAGEVKDFDPCDYFDPKLVKRTARYTHLSIAAAKMAVADSGINLSKENKDRCGVCFGTTVGAENDIYERQHKKFLEFGPNAVGRLTAPELTPHVTTGYICSALKITGPNSTLSSGCSTGLDVVNSGYKMIKRGEADVVIAGSSDAPILPFPMSTLCTLGILSKRNKEPEKASRPYDKDRDGMVLSEGGASIVIEELNHALNRGADIYGEIVSFASTCEAQEVVQTDNSGQALVCALEQALVAGRIIKEEIDYICAHGNAIPGYDVAETNAFKTFFGDRAYKIPVSSIKSMTGQSFAAGGGFQVVATFLSLKNGIIPPTINLDVSDPLCDLDYVPHHARYFPIDTALINSHSVGGTHAVLVLRRYQ; from the coding sequence ATGGTTACAAGGCGTGCCGTTATTACTGGCCTGGGGATATTAGCGCCAAATGGAAAAGGGAAAGATGAATACTGGGATGCACTTATTCATGGACAATCGGGTATAGGAAGGATTACCTTCTTTGATCCGTCTTTCTTAAGCACACAAATCGCTGGAGAGGTAAAAGACTTTGATCCTTGTGATTACTTTGATCCAAAATTGGTCAAAAGAACTGCTCGATATACTCACCTGAGTATTGCAGCCGCAAAGATGGCAGTAGCAGACTCAGGAATTAACTTAAGCAAAGAGAATAAAGATAGATGCGGTGTATGTTTCGGAACAACGGTAGGAGCTGAAAATGATATATATGAGCGCCAGCACAAAAAATTCTTAGAATTTGGTCCAAACGCGGTAGGTCGCCTTACAGCTCCTGAACTGACGCCACATGTAACAACAGGCTACATATGTTCAGCACTAAAAATTACTGGTCCCAATTCAACACTATCATCTGGATGTTCCACCGGACTCGATGTTGTGAATAGCGGTTATAAAATGATTAAACGGGGAGAGGCCGATGTGGTAATTGCAGGAAGCTCTGATGCTCCTATCCTTCCTTTTCCCATGTCTACTTTGTGTACCTTAGGAATCCTTTCAAAAAGAAACAAAGAGCCCGAAAAGGCTTCGAGACCATATGACAAAGATCGCGATGGTATGGTACTTAGCGAAGGTGGGGCATCAATAGTAATTGAAGAATTGAATCACGCCTTAAATAGAGGTGCAGATATATATGGTGAGATCGTATCATTTGCCTCGACATGCGAAGCACAAGAAGTTGTTCAGACTGACAACAGTGGTCAGGCATTGGTTTGTGCTTTGGAACAGGCATTGGTCGCCGGCAGAATTATCAAAGAAGAGATAGATTATATTTGCGCCCATGGCAATGCTATTCCTGGTTATGATGTGGCAGAAACAAATGCATTTAAGACTTTCTTCGGTGATCGTGCCTATAAAATTCCAGTAAGTTCCATTAAATCTATGACAGGACAATCTTTTGCTGCTGGAGGAGGTTTTCAGGTTGTAGCAACGTTCCTTAGTTTAAAGAATGGAATCATTCCTCCAACGATTAATCTGGATGTTTCCGATCCGCTCTGTGATTTAGATTATGTACCACATCATGCTAGATATTTTCCCATCGATACTGCATTAATAAACAGCCATAGTGTAGGTGGTACACATGCTGTTCTCGTATTAAGAAGATACCAATAA
- the ahbC gene encoding 12,18-didecarboxysiroheme deacetylase, with protein sequence MIGISKLYCGTVEPSDALRYGRESKKLPSHLLQFSQDKKPVVVWNVGQRCNLKCIHCYSQSKDIEYPNELSTQEAKAMLDDIASYGAPVILFSGGEPLMRPDLLELIGYAKGRGLRAVISTNGTLIAREKANELKKFGLSYVGISLDGLKVTNDRFRGIPGAFDAALEGIRNCMSVGIKVGLRFTINKRNAHDIPGIFQLIEEENIPRVCFYHLVYSGRGSNLIEEDLSHKETRDVVDLIINKTKEAHDKGKKIEVLTVDNHADGPYIYLRLLRENSHRAKDVLELLQWNEGNSSGKGLACISWDGEVYADQFWRQYSFGNIRKRKFSDIWEDTSNELMAKLKNKNPYIKGRCAKCKWLNICSGNFRARAEAYYGDIWEQDPACYLTDEEIGLKAELPKKVRQKVAI encoded by the coding sequence ATGATTGGTATATCAAAGTTGTATTGCGGTACCGTAGAGCCCTCCGATGCGCTACGATATGGTAGAGAATCTAAGAAACTACCATCGCATTTATTACAATTCTCTCAGGATAAAAAACCCGTTGTGGTATGGAACGTTGGGCAGCGTTGTAACCTGAAATGCATTCATTGCTATTCTCAATCAAAGGATATTGAATATCCTAATGAATTATCAACACAAGAGGCAAAGGCCATGCTGGATGATATCGCAAGTTATGGAGCTCCCGTAATTTTGTTCTCCGGAGGAGAGCCTCTCATGAGACCTGATCTTCTTGAATTAATCGGTTATGCGAAAGGGAGAGGCTTGCGCGCGGTTATTAGTACGAATGGTACATTAATTGCCAGAGAGAAGGCAAATGAATTAAAAAAATTTGGGCTCTCTTATGTTGGAATTAGTCTAGATGGTCTTAAAGTTACCAATGACCGTTTTCGTGGTATTCCGGGTGCATTTGACGCCGCATTGGAGGGTATTCGAAATTGTATGTCAGTAGGCATTAAAGTCGGTTTGCGTTTTACCATTAATAAAAGGAATGCTCATGATATCCCCGGTATTTTTCAGCTTATTGAAGAAGAAAATATCCCGAGAGTGTGTTTCTATCACCTTGTCTATTCAGGCAGAGGGTCTAATTTAATTGAGGAAGACCTTTCTCATAAAGAGACACGAGATGTTGTTGATCTTATTATCAACAAAACCAAAGAAGCACATGATAAAGGTAAAAAAATCGAAGTGCTTACTGTAGATAATCATGCCGATGGCCCATATATATATCTACGATTATTGAGAGAGAATTCTCATAGGGCAAAAGATGTGCTAGAGCTCCTCCAGTGGAATGAGGGGAATAGTTCTGGTAAAGGGCTTGCCTGCATAAGTTGGGATGGCGAGGTATATGCTGACCAGTTCTGGAGACAATATTCTTTCGGAAATATCAGAAAAAGGAAGTTTAGCGATATATGGGAGGATACTTCCAATGAGTTAATGGCTAAACTAAAGAACAAAAATCCTTATATCAAAGGACGTTGTGCAAAGTGTAAATGGCTTAATATCTGTAGTGGGAATTTTAGAGCAAGAGCTGAGGCATACTATGGCGATATATGGGAACAAGACCCTGCTTGCTACCTCACTGATGAAGAAATAGGTCTTAAAGCTGAATTACCGAAGAAGGTAAGGCAAAAAGTAGCTATTTAA
- a CDS encoding response regulator, which produces MEQKTKSANILVIDDDLGVRESLKMTLKDRYSVFTLSSVNEALNNLKSIKPEMIFLDIRMPKSNGLDFLKQMQSINSTIPIVMITAYPSSQTAITALRNGAFDYIIKPFNLSEIHAAVDKALNYRNELSKKDMLVYNLKMAVHKNFFSTAHALLLAIDAKDSYTATHSKNVSWLFSLVADELGMSKSKIEVLRYGAFLHDIGKIGVSDTVLMKPNYLTADEFLLMKRHPEIGYNILEPINFLKESLPIVRHHHEWYNGQGYPDGLKEAEIPYEAAIFSIIDVYDALTSDRHYRKKFSHEKALEIITEGINTQFVPNLTEEVLAIIDKYYEISNENKRIDEFLEPSDNVQ; this is translated from the coding sequence ATGGAACAAAAAACTAAATCAGCAAATATACTGGTAATCGATGATGATCTTGGTGTAAGAGAATCATTAAAAATGACTCTAAAAGACAGATACTCCGTTTTTACACTATCAAGTGTTAATGAAGCACTGAATAATCTAAAAAGTATTAAACCAGAAATGATATTCCTTGATATACGAATGCCAAAGTCAAATGGCTTAGACTTTCTTAAGCAAATGCAATCTATTAATTCTACAATCCCAATAGTTATGATTACAGCATATCCTTCTTCACAAACAGCGATCACTGCTTTACGAAATGGCGCATTTGATTATATTATAAAACCCTTTAATCTTTCTGAAATACATGCAGCGGTAGATAAGGCTCTTAACTACCGTAATGAATTATCAAAAAAGGATATGCTGGTATACAATCTGAAGATGGCTGTTCATAAGAATTTCTTTTCAACTGCACATGCTCTTTTACTCGCTATAGATGCTAAAGATTCTTACACAGCAACTCACTCGAAGAACGTATCCTGGCTATTTTCTTTAGTAGCTGACGAACTTGGCATGAGTAAATCAAAAATTGAAGTTTTGCGGTATGGCGCATTCCTTCACGATATAGGAAAGATTGGTGTAAGTGATACAGTACTTATGAAACCAAACTATCTTACTGCGGATGAATTTCTTTTAATGAAGCGACATCCTGAGATCGGTTATAATATTCTTGAGCCTATAAATTTTTTAAAAGAAAGCTTGCCAATTGTGCGTCATCATCACGAATGGTATAACGGTCAGGGTTATCCAGATGGCCTGAAGGAAGCAGAAATTCCTTATGAGGCTGCCATTTTCTCTATAATAGATGTTTACGATGCCTTAACTTCTGATAGGCATTACCGTAAAAAATTTTCTCATGAAAAGGCGCTCGAAATTATCACGGAAGGGATAAATACTCAATTTGTACCTAATCTGACTGAAGAGGTTCTTGCTATTATTGATAAATACTATGAAATTAGCAATGAGAATAAGCGGATTGATGAATTTTTAGAACCAAGCGATAATGTACAATAA
- a CDS encoding radical SAM protein, which translates to MDNSQSIDLMLWNSFMGKAYSLSDCFKENGIGVLARACRDAGFDITIEDPAQIEFYTSFTKNDLTQKLSELAFRIFHKESTEDIVSLRKEWNLLQDNLTKIVKERMENYIDALATKIGKKRVKVLGIKTWLGDRFVYSEKLAQRVHELSPDTLVIAGGPQVNQFKTNALEKSPFDFCIDVEGEITLIKIITLVKEMYAQGGTKPDVIKKIISLAEADEIPNLIYRSSNGKVKETTIQRLPLNSKLFPFYEKEDGKVDIAVIHESSGCYYGKCNFCTHPNITGRYQTRNIDITLDEIKKTIQELGIGLFRFAGSTTPVSLGRRIADALLKEGLIIEYSMFVRAEPGARERMVELIDSYERIVSSGLRAVFMGVEAANDEILTKVMNKGNSVEDIYFTIKAIKQASYNQGKYLDVGISFIYPCPLPHGNGITHEQVLRENLYLLHKLKSEGYKPDSILITPGAPLPATDWQLEPERFGFELPKDYIQTLLRYEYELTKDPSTWPELNISLQGIKFLNMLNMAGFMEKKVREMGYTVNVSDEHCLAARSAGFVDQKGLEEFKMKSDLALLTTDYSFLRNTYQKINAYSRKLAEKNYSLTNKDIL; encoded by the coding sequence ATGGACAATTCTCAAAGCATAGACCTTATGCTATGGAATTCATTCATGGGAAAGGCCTATTCCCTTAGTGATTGCTTTAAAGAGAATGGTATTGGAGTGCTCGCGAGGGCTTGCAGGGATGCAGGGTTTGATATTACGATTGAAGATCCTGCGCAAATCGAATTTTATACATCATTCACAAAAAATGATTTAACGCAAAAATTATCAGAACTTGCCTTTCGTATCTTCCATAAGGAAAGTACTGAAGATATCGTATCTTTAAGAAAGGAATGGAATCTGCTCCAGGATAATCTCACAAAAATTGTCAAAGAAAGAATGGAGAACTATATCGATGCCTTGGCGACGAAGATAGGCAAGAAGCGAGTAAAAGTACTTGGTATAAAAACCTGGCTTGGAGATAGATTTGTATACTCCGAAAAGCTTGCGCAAAGGGTTCATGAATTGAGTCCGGATACGTTAGTTATTGCCGGCGGACCACAGGTTAATCAATTTAAGACAAACGCATTAGAAAAAAGCCCCTTTGACTTTTGTATAGATGTTGAGGGTGAAATAACCCTAATAAAAATTATTACCCTGGTAAAAGAGATGTATGCTCAGGGAGGTACAAAACCTGATGTAATAAAAAAGATTATTTCCCTTGCTGAAGCTGATGAAATTCCTAATCTGATATACAGAAGCAGTAACGGCAAGGTAAAAGAAACAACTATTCAAAGACTTCCTTTAAACTCAAAACTTTTTCCTTTTTATGAGAAGGAGGATGGAAAGGTAGATATAGCAGTAATCCATGAATCCTCAGGATGCTATTATGGAAAGTGTAACTTTTGTACACATCCCAATATTACCGGAAGGTATCAAACCCGGAATATTGATATAACCCTTGATGAAATTAAGAAAACGATTCAAGAACTCGGTATTGGACTTTTTAGATTCGCGGGATCGACAACACCTGTCTCTCTTGGCAGACGGATCGCTGATGCATTGTTAAAAGAGGGTTTAATTATAGAGTACTCAATGTTTGTGCGAGCAGAACCTGGAGCAAGGGAAAGAATGGTGGAGTTAATTGATTCTTATGAGAGAATTGTAAGCTCAGGGCTTCGAGCCGTTTTTATGGGTGTTGAAGCTGCTAACGATGAAATTCTTACGAAGGTTATGAATAAAGGTAATTCTGTCGAGGATATCTATTTTACTATCAAGGCTATAAAACAGGCATCATATAACCAAGGAAAATATCTCGACGTGGGGATAAGTTTTATTTATCCTTGCCCATTACCTCATGGTAATGGTATAACTCATGAGCAAGTTTTGAGAGAAAATTTATATTTACTTCATAAATTGAAGAGCGAGGGTTATAAACCAGATTCTATTCTCATAACCCCTGGCGCGCCCTTGCCTGCAACAGACTGGCAATTAGAGCCTGAGCGATTCGGCTTCGAACTGCCGAAAGATTATATTCAGACCCTCTTGCGCTATGAATATGAGCTGACAAAGGATCCAAGTACATGGCCTGAATTAAATATTTCTTTACAGGGAATAAAATTTTTGAATATGCTCAATATGGCCGGGTTCATGGAGAAGAAGGTTAGAGAAATGGGATACACCGTAAACGTCTCTGATGAACATTGTCTTGCGGCAAGAAGCGCAGGATTTGTTGATCAGAAAGGTTTAGAGGAATTCAAGATGAAAAGCGATTTGGCCTTACTGACAACAGATTATAGTTTCCTTAGGAATACTTACCAGAAGATAAATGCATACAGCCGTAAATTAGCCGAGAAAAACTACTCTTTAACAAACAAAGATATTCTTTAA
- a CDS encoding PQQ-binding-like beta-propeller repeat protein, which yields MKTKNILFCARPPCLYLAIIILIVSSISPISSLYAQDIPNNFPMFKYNLQRTGRVPFAGPSDNSLKWSISTAGEIWSSPVVNTEGVVYIGSTDGSLLAITPKGKVMWAFKAADEIFVTPAIGTDGTIYFGSADGRFCAVHPDGKLKWKFQTKGAIHSSPVIDKKGTVYFGSYDGKLYAIASNGKLLWSFKTEAPIMTSSPAVGQENTIYVGSWDKHLYALNPDGSLKWKMETEGKIDATPAIGNDTIYIADINGKLYAINLDGSLKWGFDLGNRTHSSPVIDTDETIYIGSQDGNIYAIKKDGTLKWKFKAENSITASPGIDANGVVYIGSWDGKVYAINNDGSLKWSMTIGEPLLSSPAIDSKNTLYIGCVDWKFYALGQ from the coding sequence GTGAAAACTAAAAATATTCTCTTTTGTGCAAGACCTCCCTGTTTGTATTTAGCCATAATTATACTCATTGTGTCTAGTATATCACCAATCTCTTCTCTGTATGCTCAAGACATTCCGAATAACTTCCCCATGTTTAAATACAATTTACAAAGAACAGGCCGGGTGCCTTTTGCCGGTCCCTCTGATAATAGCTTGAAATGGAGTATTTCTACTGCAGGGGAGATCTGGTCATCTCCTGTTGTAAATACAGAAGGAGTTGTCTATATAGGAAGTACCGATGGCAGCTTACTAGCTATAACTCCAAAAGGAAAGGTTATGTGGGCCTTCAAAGCCGCAGACGAAATATTTGTTACCCCAGCAATTGGTACAGATGGTACTATTTACTTTGGTTCAGCCGATGGAAGATTTTGCGCGGTTCATCCTGATGGAAAGTTAAAATGGAAATTTCAGACAAAAGGAGCTATTCATTCATCTCCTGTTATTGATAAAAAGGGAACGGTGTATTTCGGTTCTTATGACGGGAAGCTTTATGCTATTGCCAGCAATGGGAAGCTTTTATGGAGTTTTAAGACCGAAGCGCCGATAATGACTTCTTCTCCTGCTGTAGGACAAGAAAATACGATCTATGTTGGTTCCTGGGATAAACACCTTTATGCTTTAAATCCAGATGGAAGTTTGAAGTGGAAGATGGAAACAGAAGGTAAGATAGATGCTACACCTGCCATTGGGAATGATACTATTTATATCGCAGATATAAATGGAAAGTTATATGCCATCAATTTGGATGGATCATTGAAATGGGGCTTCGACCTGGGAAACCGAACACATTCTTCTCCAGTAATTGATACAGATGAAACAATTTATATAGGATCGCAGGATGGTAATATATATGCAATAAAAAAAGATGGTACGCTGAAATGGAAATTCAAGGCGGAAAATTCGATTACCGCCTCTCCTGGTATCGATGCAAACGGTGTTGTTTATATAGGCTCATGGGACGGCAAAGTATATGCTATCAATAACGACGGCTCTCTCAAGTGGAGCATGACTATTGGAGAACCATTACTCTCTTCCCCTGCAATTGACTCAAAAAATACCTTATACATTGGTTGTGTAGATTGGAAATTCTATGCATTAGGCCAATAG
- a CDS encoding outer membrane protein transport protein — MKRLVVVCVFTLIFSFKTTHVLAQIASGLHNPVFGALALSQGNAFVARADDASAIEFNPAGLTQLERPEVSLGSSFIISSAEYEGNGVSEDMETGLNAIPYFYFASPILKNKLAAGIGVTVPYGLNGEWDDEGFSRFVITEFDLKIINVNPTLTFKPFSFLSLGVGLDYYYAESSQNKRFAPLAPGAPEGYEDIDFHGDAFGYNAGILCNITPRHSIGIAFRSKADFDFDGNLKLSQLGVVPDFDVDTKTTATIPEMLSFGYAYRHGNLWSIEADVQWTNWSRFDVLKFDFEPANTFLGASHEDVRNWDNTLGFALGGEYCLNDATKVRGGYAFHESPVPSETFEPSVPQSSRHALFTGLGYGWGRSLNKWVNFTYGIVFYEDRKIDNSVGEDATKPLMTGPPIDGRYDLLTHIIAIDFSYKF, encoded by the coding sequence ATGAAAAGACTAGTTGTAGTTTGCGTTTTCACTCTCATTTTCTCCTTTAAGACAACACACGTATTAGCACAGATAGCCTCTGGTTTACATAATCCTGTCTTTGGTGCTTTAGCGTTATCACAAGGAAATGCATTTGTGGCTCGTGCAGATGATGCGTCTGCAATTGAATTTAACCCTGCCGGTCTCACACAACTTGAAAGACCGGAGGTGTCTCTGGGCTCTAGCTTTATCATTTCTTCGGCTGAATATGAGGGTAATGGAGTTAGTGAAGACATGGAGACAGGGCTAAATGCTATACCCTATTTTTATTTTGCTAGCCCGATCTTAAAGAATAAATTAGCTGCAGGCATAGGGGTAACGGTTCCCTATGGATTGAACGGTGAATGGGACGATGAAGGTTTTTCCCGGTTTGTAATTACTGAATTTGATTTAAAAATAATTAATGTAAATCCAACTCTTACTTTTAAACCATTCTCTTTCCTTTCACTAGGTGTGGGACTTGATTACTACTACGCTGAATCTAGCCAAAACAAGAGATTCGCACCCTTAGCCCCCGGCGCTCCTGAAGGATATGAGGATATTGATTTTCATGGTGATGCCTTTGGGTACAACGCTGGTATACTCTGTAATATTACTCCCCGCCATAGTATTGGTATTGCATTCCGGAGTAAGGCAGATTTCGATTTTGATGGCAATCTAAAACTTTCTCAGCTTGGGGTCGTACCCGATTTTGATGTAGATACCAAGACAACTGCAACTATACCAGAAATGCTCTCATTCGGCTATGCATATAGACATGGAAATCTTTGGAGTATAGAAGCTGATGTTCAGTGGACTAATTGGTCACGATTTGATGTTCTTAAATTTGATTTTGAACCAGCAAATACCTTCTTAGGGGCAAGCCATGAAGATGTCCGAAATTGGGACAATACCTTGGGTTTTGCCCTGGGTGGAGAATATTGTTTAAATGATGCTACAAAAGTAAGAGGAGGTTACGCCTTTCACGAATCACCTGTTCCCAGTGAAACCTTTGAGCCTTCTGTTCCTCAAAGCAGCCGGCATGCCTTATTTACGGGATTAGGATATGGCTGGGGAAGAAGTTTGAACAAATGGGTTAACTTCACTTATGGAATAGTATTTTATGAGGACAGAAAAATAGATAACTCAGTCGGAGAAGATGCCACTAAGCCACTTATGACAGGGCCACCCATAGATGGACGTTATGACTTACTTACCCATATAATTGCTATAGATTTTAGTTATAAATTTTAA
- a CDS encoding PAS domain-containing protein yields MAVENAFLYQEVNLRKIHNENVLENIPYGIIAINTAYKINTFNRSASKMLNISSHDVLGKDVKYIGSLFADFLLRTLKEKKTYKMKEVTHPITQATYDVSTSLLLDSYTEIGAIMIFSDLSEVVKLETKIKELEKLVIGYLGNSENAIPHDVTQAVTDLSKDWISERQRLSLKQDS; encoded by the coding sequence ATGGCTGTGGAGAATGCATTCCTTTATCAGGAGGTAAATCTCAGGAAAATTCATAATGAGAATGTATTGGAAAATATTCCTTACGGTATAATTGCCATAAATACAGCGTATAAGATTAACACCTTCAATAGAAGTGCTTCAAAGATGTTAAATATTTCTTCTCATGATGTATTGGGAAAGGATGTTAAGTATATTGGCTCTCTCTTTGCCGATTTTCTCCTGAGAACTTTAAAAGAGAAAAAAACATATAAGATGAAAGAGGTCACACATCCGATTACCCAAGCTACTTATGATGTCAGTACATCTTTATTGTTAGATTCTTATACAGAAATTGGCGCAATTATGATATTTTCAGATCTGAGCGAGGTTGTGAAATTAGAAACAAAGATAAAGGAATTAGAGAAATTAGTAATTGGATATTTAGGTAACTCTGAGAATGCAATTCCTCATGATGTAACACAGGCGGTTACCGATCTATCTAAAGATTGGATTTCCGAACGTCAACGGTTAAGTTTAAAGCAGGATTCATAG
- a CDS encoding LysM peptidoglycan-binding domain-containing protein, producing MKRDVQVGVILGVIILAIIGVFLSTRTTVKEPNIPIPEIEEDTQVGILDIHDLPQDSFDESQETFHEVTTVQNSEQKEPATVNTVKVEEHQTKDQDNVIVGEWNKAKEEDNNTTTNDQASHTTATKEDWMDVSLEGKERITKKSQIYKVQQKDDLSKIAKKYYGDASKWIIIFDANRSKIHDRNNLKIGTELIIPEEKIVSQKSKGEIITPSLSQVIEVEDAKSAVKTHRVQQGDSLYKLAVKYYDNGAKWNKILDANKKTLKNKKSLKVGQELIIPEL from the coding sequence ATGAAAAGAGATGTACAAGTCGGTGTAATTTTAGGGGTAATTATTTTAGCAATTATTGGTGTGTTCCTGAGCACGAGAACCACGGTTAAAGAACCGAATATCCCTATCCCCGAAATAGAAGAAGATACCCAAGTGGGTATACTTGATATACACGACTTGCCACAGGATTCCTTTGATGAATCTCAGGAAACTTTTCATGAGGTAACTACTGTTCAGAATTCAGAACAAAAAGAGCCTGCCACCGTGAATACGGTAAAAGTGGAGGAGCACCAAACGAAAGATCAAGACAATGTAATTGTAGGTGAATGGAATAAGGCAAAGGAAGAAGATAACAATACAACTACGAATGACCAGGCATCACATACAACGGCAACCAAAGAAGATTGGATGGATGTTTCTTTAGAAGGTAAAGAGAGAATTACTAAAAAATCTCAGATATATAAGGTTCAACAAAAGGACGATCTTTCTAAAATAGCAAAAAAATATTATGGGGATGCCTCTAAATGGATTATTATTTTCGATGCAAACAGAAGCAAAATTCACGATCGTAATAACCTTAAGATTGGTACTGAACTTATTATACCTGAAGAGAAAATAGTATCTCAAAAATCGAAAGGAGAAATAATCACTCCATCGCTTTCCCAAGTAATCGAAGTAGAAGATGCAAAATCAGCGGTGAAAACACATAGAGTTCAGCAAGGAGACTCGTTATATAAATTAGCCGTAAAATATTATGATAATGGTGCAAAATGGAACAAAATATTAGATGCAAATAAGAAAACTCTGAAAAATAAAAAATCTTTGAAGGTTGGGCAAGAACTGATTATACCAGAACTTTAA